Proteins from a single region of Runella sp. SP2:
- a CDS encoding fumarate reductase/succinate dehydrogenase flavoprotein subunit, whose protein sequence is MATSPKLDAKIPDGLLESKWTKYRSTVALVNPANKRKLEIIVVGTGLAGASAAATLAELGYSVKAFCFQDSARRAHSIAAQGGINAAKNYQNDGDSTYRLFYDTIKGGDYRAREANVYRLAQVSASIIDQCVAQGVPFAREYGGLLSNRSFGGTQVQRTFYAAGQTGQQLLLGAYSGLQRQVGLGTVKMYSRHEMLDVVVIDGKCRGIIARNLVTGEVERHFGHAVLLCSGGYGNVFYLSTNAMGSNVTAAWKAHKKGAFFGNPCFTQIHPTCIPVSGDHQSKLTLMSESLRNDGRIWVPKKKNDTRPADQIPEDERDYYLERRYPAFGNLVPRDIASRAAKERCDAGYGVGTSKMAVYLDYSAAIQRYGKGEVNKLNLHDASAEKITELGKAVVKEKYGNLFDMYKQITGEDPYEVPMRIYPAVHYTMGGLWVDYNLMTTVPGLYALGEANFSDHGANRLGASALMQGLADGYFVIPYTIGAYLANEIRTNAISTDHPAFVEAEKQVTDRITKLLSIKGKTSPEAFHKRLGKIMWDKCGMARNEAGLKEAISEIQALKKEFWSDVRVMGDADEFNPELDKAGRVADFIELGELMCRDALNRNESCGGHFREEYQTEEGEALRDDENYMYVAAWEHTGESQWELHKEDLVYENIKIAQRSYK, encoded by the coding sequence ATGGCAACATCACCAAAATTGGACGCCAAAATCCCCGATGGGCTGCTTGAAAGTAAGTGGACAAAGTACCGCTCTACGGTAGCGCTCGTCAACCCCGCTAATAAGCGGAAACTCGAAATCATTGTTGTAGGAACTGGTTTGGCAGGAGCGTCAGCTGCTGCGACGTTGGCCGAACTAGGATATTCTGTGAAAGCTTTTTGTTTTCAAGATTCTGCCCGCCGTGCGCACTCAATCGCCGCCCAAGGGGGAATCAACGCCGCTAAAAACTACCAAAACGACGGTGACTCTACTTATCGTTTGTTTTATGATACCATCAAAGGAGGTGACTACCGCGCTCGCGAAGCAAACGTTTATCGCTTGGCACAGGTATCAGCTTCAATCATTGACCAATGCGTAGCGCAAGGTGTACCTTTTGCCCGTGAGTACGGCGGTTTGTTGTCAAACCGTTCGTTTGGTGGTACCCAAGTACAGCGTACCTTCTACGCCGCTGGTCAGACGGGCCAACAGCTTCTTTTGGGAGCTTATTCGGGGCTTCAACGCCAAGTAGGATTGGGTACGGTAAAAATGTACTCGCGTCACGAAATGCTCGACGTCGTAGTGATTGACGGCAAATGCCGTGGGATTATTGCGCGCAACCTCGTAACTGGTGAAGTAGAGCGCCACTTTGGCCATGCGGTGTTGTTGTGTTCAGGAGGATACGGAAACGTATTTTACCTTTCAACCAACGCCATGGGCTCCAACGTAACGGCGGCGTGGAAAGCACACAAAAAAGGAGCGTTCTTCGGAAACCCTTGCTTCACACAAATTCACCCAACTTGTATTCCTGTTTCGGGTGACCACCAGTCGAAACTGACGTTGATGTCGGAATCTTTGCGTAACGACGGCCGTATTTGGGTGCCTAAAAAGAAAAATGATACCCGCCCTGCGGACCAAATTCCAGAAGACGAGCGTGACTACTATTTGGAGCGCCGCTACCCTGCGTTTGGTAACCTCGTACCTCGTGACATTGCCTCGCGTGCCGCCAAAGAGCGTTGTGATGCGGGCTATGGCGTAGGAACGTCGAAAATGGCCGTTTATCTCGACTATTCAGCGGCGATTCAACGCTACGGAAAAGGAGAAGTCAACAAATTGAACCTCCACGATGCTTCTGCTGAAAAAATCACTGAACTTGGTAAAGCGGTAGTAAAAGAGAAATACGGTAACTTGTTTGACATGTACAAACAAATCACAGGCGAAGATCCCTACGAAGTGCCAATGCGTATTTATCCTGCGGTTCACTATACCATGGGTGGCCTTTGGGTGGATTATAACTTGATGACAACTGTACCAGGTTTGTACGCACTAGGAGAAGCTAACTTCTCTGATCACGGTGCCAACCGCCTCGGTGCAAGTGCCTTGATGCAAGGTTTGGCCGATGGATATTTTGTGATTCCTTACACAATCGGGGCTTATTTGGCCAATGAAATCCGTACCAACGCGATTTCGACCGACCACCCTGCGTTTGTGGAAGCTGAAAAACAAGTGACCGACCGCATTACAAAACTTCTTTCGATTAAAGGTAAAACTTCGCCAGAAGCATTCCACAAGCGTTTGGGTAAAATCATGTGGGATAAGTGCGGTATGGCACGTAACGAAGCTGGTTTGAAAGAGGCTATATCAGAAATCCAAGCACTGAAAAAGGAATTCTGGTCTGACGTTCGTGTAATGGGTGATGCCGATGAATTTAACCCTGAGCTTGACAAAGCTGGCCGCGTGGCTGACTTTATTGAGTTGGGTGAATTGATGTGCCGTGATGCTCTCAACCGCAACGAATCGTGTGGTGGTCACTTCCGTGAAGAGTACCAAACCGAAGAAGGTGAAGCACTTCGCGATGATGAAAACTACATGTACGTAGCGGCGTGGGAACACACTGGCGAAAGCCAATGGGAGCTCCACAAAGA
- a CDS encoding succinate dehydrogenase cytochrome b subunit — translation MSWVTQTLSSSIGKKLVMALSGLFLCSFLIVHMSGNLQLFKHDDGLAFNVYAVFMTTNPLIKTVSYGLYALILLHAFEGLYLAKQNRQARGNQRYVVSNGKANSSWFSRSMALLGTILLVFIVVHMSNFWFEYKFGYVPYTQYEQNLVTGEVVATPFEGEIKGKMEEFVREENQTRVVIVKDLYRSVMEGFKNPILVLFYVLSMFAVSFHLVHGFKSAFQTLGINHSKYNPLLNFLGVGVFGIIIPIGFALMPLYFFFKSM, via the coding sequence ATGTCTTGGGTTACTCAAACACTATCAAGCTCAATTGGAAAAAAGTTGGTCATGGCCCTTTCTGGCTTGTTTTTATGCTCTTTTCTGATTGTTCACATGAGTGGAAATTTACAGTTGTTTAAACATGATGACGGCTTGGCCTTCAATGTCTATGCCGTTTTTATGACAACCAACCCCCTCATCAAAACGGTTTCGTACGGCCTGTACGCGCTTATTTTATTGCACGCCTTTGAAGGTTTGTATTTGGCAAAACAAAACCGTCAAGCGCGTGGAAATCAGCGCTATGTGGTTTCTAATGGAAAAGCAAATAGCTCGTGGTTTTCGCGTAGTATGGCGCTGCTTGGTACTATTTTGCTTGTGTTTATCGTCGTTCACATGTCAAACTTTTGGTTTGAATACAAGTTTGGGTACGTGCCTTACACGCAGTATGAGCAAAACCTCGTCACTGGTGAAGTCGTAGCTACTCCTTTCGAAGGTGAAATCAAAGGCAAAATGGAAGAATTTGTACGTGAAGAAAACCAAACGCGCGTGGTAATCGTGAAGGACTTGTACCGCAGCGTAATGGAAGGGTTCAAAAACCCAATTTTAGTACTTTTCTACGTGCTTTCTATGTTTGCGGTGTCGTTTCACTTGGTGCATGGCTTTAAGAGTGCTTTCCAAACGTTGGGAATCAATCACTCTAAGTACAACCCTTTGCTCAATTTCTTGGGCGTTGGGGTATTTGGTATCATCATTCCAATTGGCTTTGCTTTGATGCCTCTGTACTTCTTTTTCAAGAGCATGTAG
- a CDS encoding gliding motility-associated C-terminal domain-containing protein encodes MRNLTLRILLLWLCICSAYYSYATHVRAGEITASRISDRDLTYRLTLTTYHDEIGGRMASEGQNDVTFCIRPFNGGAGTTLLVERTGRAPINIATTINTFSKPFTFSSPGVYVISVGIENRNDGVVNMSNSVNTPFYVETVLVINASLGLNRTPVMLNPPLDSARTGQKFCHNPAAFDADGDSLSYRLSIPKQGTPGTCINRNVNGYRDPALGVDPDAKNELQNAPATFTIDPITGDLCWDAPARTGIYNVAFIIEEWRDGVKIGEVVRDMQIVVADGPNRRPLLDPIANVCVEAGQIASQTARATDPDNNRLIFSAYGGVFNLDPEGKPISPPLIATDYATFTPSVSQQQASPAVGTFRWLTNCNHVREAPYDVVIKVEDLPGRNQIQLASLESFSIRVVAPKPSGLTATPSTGTAAGFTLTWTSYRCQLPGAQMVIYRKEGCSGGTFSGCTNPGDPLALGYTEVGRVPVNATTFTDDNNGLGLRRGGVQYSYRIRVAYALPQGGFSPLSDETCLDLPAQTPVLTNVTVDTTSTNRGVITVKWTRPPFRASDVPGPYQYRLSRATGLNGTDFTLIATINTNLDATVDTIYVDRNLNTVQNGYRYRLEFFHTLNGTLTSLGVTEAASSVRLSVAPANQGLSLNWQAVVPWRNENQRHRVYREVRNRPGTFNLIAEVSVQSASTFTYTDDGTDRFLADGDQSIKLSTDSTYCYRVETVGTYDSPRIRVGPLYNFSQIVCAAPADSTKPCPPVLTIDALNCDNPTGLECASSVVNNTLNWTYPVRDSNNQECAAAVSYNVYFTRYPEDPFTKIGQTTAPTTTFRHTGLDSYAGCYYVTAVSRFGTESAKSNTVCNDNCTSLKLPNVFTPNGDGKNDLFTPLSCTAFIETITFVVYNRWGTKIFESNNPNINWDGKTSDGQDLPSGTYYYQVTVTFKTLQKTSEPLTLKGWIQLIK; translated from the coding sequence ATGAGGAATTTGACACTACGTATTCTACTTCTTTGGTTGTGCATTTGTAGTGCATACTATTCTTATGCCACGCACGTTCGCGCGGGTGAGATTACGGCAAGTCGCATCTCCGACCGAGATCTTACTTATAGGCTGACGCTCACAACCTACCATGATGAAATTGGGGGGCGCATGGCCAGCGAAGGCCAAAACGACGTGACGTTTTGTATTCGTCCTTTCAACGGAGGGGCAGGAACCACATTGCTGGTTGAACGGACTGGACGAGCGCCCATCAACATAGCAACTACGATAAACACTTTCAGTAAGCCGTTTACGTTTTCTTCCCCTGGGGTATATGTCATTTCGGTAGGTATCGAAAACCGTAACGATGGCGTAGTTAATATGTCTAACTCAGTCAATACGCCGTTTTATGTCGAAACTGTATTGGTTATCAATGCTTCTTTAGGGTTAAATCGCACGCCCGTCATGCTCAATCCTCCTTTGGATTCAGCACGTACTGGCCAAAAATTCTGCCATAACCCCGCGGCTTTTGATGCCGATGGCGATAGCCTTTCTTATCGTCTTTCTATTCCAAAACAAGGAACGCCTGGAACCTGTATCAACCGCAACGTAAATGGGTATCGTGATCCTGCTCTTGGCGTAGATCCTGATGCAAAAAACGAATTACAAAATGCCCCTGCTACGTTCACCATCGACCCCATTACGGGAGATTTGTGCTGGGATGCGCCTGCTAGGACAGGTATTTACAACGTTGCTTTTATTATTGAAGAATGGCGCGACGGCGTCAAGATTGGGGAGGTAGTCCGAGATATGCAAATTGTAGTAGCCGATGGACCCAACCGACGGCCACTGCTCGACCCCATTGCGAATGTGTGTGTGGAGGCAGGGCAAATCGCCTCCCAAACAGCCCGCGCTACCGACCCCGACAACAATCGCCTGATATTTTCGGCATACGGAGGGGTCTTTAACTTAGATCCCGAAGGCAAGCCCATTAGTCCTCCGCTAATTGCGACCGACTATGCCACATTTACCCCATCAGTGAGCCAACAGCAAGCCTCTCCTGCCGTAGGAACGTTTCGTTGGCTGACCAACTGCAACCACGTTCGCGAGGCCCCTTACGATGTCGTTATCAAGGTCGAAGATTTACCTGGACGTAATCAGATTCAATTGGCTTCGCTCGAATCGTTTTCCATTCGGGTTGTTGCGCCCAAACCTTCTGGCCTTACAGCCACCCCATCCACGGGCACAGCCGCAGGCTTTACGCTTACTTGGACTTCCTATCGCTGCCAGCTTCCTGGAGCTCAAATGGTCATTTATCGGAAAGAAGGATGTTCGGGTGGAACGTTCAGTGGATGTACCAACCCAGGTGACCCACTTGCTTTGGGCTATACCGAGGTAGGCCGAGTTCCTGTCAATGCTACTACTTTTACTGATGACAACAACGGTCTTGGTTTGAGAAGAGGCGGTGTTCAGTACAGCTACCGTATTCGTGTAGCATACGCCCTTCCACAGGGCGGATTTAGCCCACTTTCAGATGAAACTTGCTTAGACCTTCCTGCACAAACACCTGTACTCACCAATGTAACCGTGGATACTACCAGTACAAACCGAGGTGTTATTACGGTAAAATGGACTCGTCCGCCGTTTAGAGCAAGTGATGTTCCTGGCCCTTACCAATATCGCTTGTCGAGAGCAACAGGCTTGAATGGCACCGACTTCACACTTATTGCCACCATCAATACCAACTTAGACGCTACAGTTGATACCATTTACGTAGATCGTAATCTCAATACAGTTCAAAACGGGTATCGCTACCGTTTGGAGTTTTTCCATACCCTCAATGGTACGCTCACGAGCCTCGGAGTTACGGAGGCCGCCAGCAGCGTTCGTTTATCCGTTGCTCCTGCTAACCAAGGCTTAAGTCTCAACTGGCAAGCAGTCGTGCCTTGGCGCAACGAAAATCAACGACACCGCGTGTACCGAGAAGTTAGAAATCGCCCAGGGACGTTCAATCTTATCGCGGAAGTATCTGTTCAAAGTGCCAGCACTTTCACTTACACCGACGATGGCACCGACCGTTTCTTGGCCGATGGCGACCAAAGCATCAAGCTCTCGACCGACTCTACCTATTGTTATCGCGTCGAAACGGTAGGCACTTACGATAGTCCTCGGATTAGAGTAGGGCCGCTGTATAATTTCTCCCAAATTGTGTGTGCCGCTCCCGCCGACAGCACCAAACCTTGCCCACCCGTTTTGACCATTGATGCCCTCAATTGTGATAACCCTACAGGGCTTGAATGTGCCTCTTCGGTAGTCAATAATACCCTCAACTGGACTTACCCTGTCAGAGATTCCAACAACCAAGAATGTGCGGCTGCGGTTAGCTATAATGTTTATTTTACCCGTTATCCAGAAGATCCTTTTACTAAAATAGGACAAACTACTGCCCCAACAACCACCTTCAGACACACAGGGCTAGACTCCTACGCGGGTTGTTATTACGTGACGGCAGTCAGTCGTTTTGGTACTGAAAGTGCCAAAAGTAATACCGTTTGTAACGACAACTGTACATCACTAAAATTACCCAACGTGTTTACACCTAATGGAGACGGTAAAAACGACCTGTTTACCCCGCTTTCTTGCACGGCCTTTATCGAAACCATCACATTTGTGGTATATAATCGTTGGGGAACGAAGATATTTGAAAGTAACAATCCAAATATCAATTGGGATGGCAAAACGTCGGATGGCCAAGACTTGCCTTCAGGAACCTATTACTACCAAGTAACAGTTACTTTCAAAACCTTACAAAAAACCAGCGAACCCCTCACTTTAAAAGGATGGATTCAGCTGATTAAATAA
- a CDS encoding thiol-disulfide oxidoreductase DCC family protein gives MDIIFFDGVCNFCNASVNFVIDHDSARRYRFASLQSELGQKTLQENGYSTVELSTILLLRNGKLYQKSTAALEIARYLKGWSWLYGFIFLPRFIRDAVYGLVARNRYRIFGKSESCRIPTPEERSLFIV, from the coding sequence ATGGATATTATTTTCTTTGATGGAGTATGTAATTTTTGCAATGCCAGTGTGAATTTTGTCATTGATCATGATTCGGCACGTCGTTATCGTTTCGCATCGCTTCAATCCGAATTAGGACAAAAAACGCTTCAAGAAAATGGATACTCAACGGTTGAATTGAGCACCATCCTTCTGCTCCGCAACGGAAAACTCTACCAGAAGTCAACAGCGGCCTTAGAAATTGCCCGTTATCTCAAAGGCTGGTCATGGTTGTATGGCTTTATTTTCCTTCCCCGCTTTATTCGAGACGCAGTCTATGGGCTTGTTGCCCGTAACCGCTACCGAATTTTTGGAAAATCAGAAAGTTGCCGCATTCCTACTCCCGAAGAACGCTCCTTGTTTATTGTTTGA